The genomic window CTTACCAACTAGTGCTTGACGTTCGACGGGAGCTGTTTAGTCTACTGTTGCAGCTAACATCAGCGCATAAAAGAAACAGCGGGATGGATGGATTTCCATATATGCACTACACCTGCTTACGCAAACATATGGGGCCATGTGTAGAGCCGTACCTCTGGGACGAATTGGAGCCATCAGATTGATCTtcatcctcctcttcctctgcttcATCCTCATCACTATCAATCTCCAACAGACTCAACCTGCACTGGTTTGAAACTCTTCTCATGAGGAAAACATTGAGGTAGTACTGCACCAAGTCCACCCTGGTCTTCGAGGCAAAATGTTTTGCCGCTACCGCCCAAAAACTCTTATTTTCAAACACAGGAACCAACTGCTCAAGTGCAGCAAACTTTAGTTGCTCCTCAATACTCCACATCTTAGAAACCTGCTCACCCATCAAATCAAATTTCCATTCCGTGAAAACTTGACCAATTTCAGACCTTAGCCGATCCCTGGCGGTGTTGATGTGATGTAATCTGCAATAGAAGTTTCCTGGATATGGGCAATTGCATGATTCAGGCCTTCCCTGTCCAGCTACCACAATATTTGTCTGTAAGACATAACCTTCAGGTGGCCAAGTTCTGCTTCCTAGCATCTTTGAGGTGTTCGGGTCATTCCTGTACCAAGAAAGCTCTGCTTCTGAAGGTGGCCCAGTCCAGTCAGGTATCTCAGCCTGAAACTGCTCACCAACTCCAATCTTTTTCCTTTGCGTGAGAAGCACTGATGTCATGAGTACCATTCTCCTAGCTAGCCTCTCGGATTTCCTTGTTGGGGTTGGCCCTTTCCTTGGTCTTTCTGACTGGTTCTTAGTTTTGTACTTCCTTTTCTGAAAGATGAAAAATGCAACAATGTCCAAAAGAGTAAGAAAGAGAAGATTATTTCAGAAAGCACAAACAAAATGGAAAGCAGAATAAAAGAAATATAGTGAGGAAACTGACAATAAAAGTAAGCAATCAAACTTTGACAAATTGTCAGACAGGGGGAGGAAATTCTACAAACTAAACACTAAAGAGGCTTTGTGTAACACCCTATGGCCCAAATAGATAACAGCCCAGCCCACGACAGGGCAGACAACTTTTGTCCTCACTTCAGGCAAAAGGGTCAGCCCAGAAATGCTACGTCTTGCACCCAGAAGGCTATTCTGCAAGGGTAACTCATGTTAAACCGGCCATGTGGGACTAAAAGCAGGGGTGCTAAACTTTGAGTATCATAGATACAAATTTGCCAAGCAGATAGAAACATCCAGCCCTCGGTTTTTGTTCAGATGAGGAGGCGACGACACAGGTTTCACAGGGCACGATCCTTTTCCCAGATATAAAAATAGGGTAATCATGGCTCAGGTGTATCCACATTCTTTCAATTGGAGTTTCGACTACGAACAAAATCCAGTGAATTGTTTCAAAATACATACTACAAAACACCACTGGATTAATGCTACGTGCCTATTGTTTGCGCATTCCAGACTTGATACAGGAACAAATAACTGAAAGTTGCATTGTACCTCCATTTTATAAAAGTATTAATCATACGCTTCAAAAAACTTCTCTTATATTAAGGAAAATGGAACACAAGTTGCAGATGATTCTCTCTCTCTAGAGAGTCAACATCACCATGGTTCTCTAATTTTAAACATTTTGGATCTGACACTATGTGCCTATTACCTACCATTCTTTGATGCCAGCTATGCCTTGTAGGTTGTTCTTCCCAGTAACATGTAGGATGCACATCGTGCGGCCATGCAGGAAAATCATGATTATCATCACCACTTCGCCAAACATTAAATAATCATACAGTCAGCACTTCCCCGGGTCCTCTATCTCACAGCAAGTTTCAAAATATCAGCTACCGGGTTTATATCGGTTCGGTTTCCGTAAATTGGATGTCAGATATCGGTGATATACCAGACGGTATGTAGTTATATAGGAGGAAACACATCTGTTTTTTTGTCATTCTTGTTTAGACATGCCTCTTTTAATAATAAAAAAAGAATGATGTCAGTGCTTGCGTTACAACTATATGATTCCAAGTTTATTAACTAGTAAATTAAGAAATAAATCAATAAATACTCTGAAAATTCTTATTCTAACATAAAAATTATGACAATATATGCATATTTACAAAACATTATGTGTGAATTTTATAATTTGATACAGCTATAAAAACCTAATTTCATATTCACCATTTTTTCTAGAAAGAACCCTCGTCATCCACATATTGGTCTATGTCGGT from Triticum aestivum cultivar Chinese Spring chromosome 3B, IWGSC CS RefSeq v2.1, whole genome shotgun sequence includes these protein-coding regions:
- the LOC123071439 gene encoding uncharacterized protein, giving the protein MVGMYQKQLLDAPFALNGHCADQPRHAPAAAAAAPSPYPPNPSSSSSGAAPSPHAQADGAGQPRRLFQALVGGILQRGAGGGNSAAGDLEALVSWAREVAVDPCAKRPADRPRKRQVLALRRARYLKMEDVADQAELPSFSKKRKYKTKNQSERPRKGPTPTRKSERLARRMVLMTSVLLTQRKKIGVGEQFQAEIPDWTGPPSEAELSWYRNDPNTSKMLGSRTWPPEGYVLQTNIVVAGQGRPESCNCPYPGNFYCRLHHINTARDRLRSEIGQVFTEWKFDLMGEQVSKMWSIEEQLKFAALEQLVPVFENKSFWAVAAKHFASKTRVDLVQYYLNVFLMRRVSNQCRLSLLEIDSDEDEAEEEEDEDQSDGSNSSQRPQDVQEVKKIF